Proteins encoded together in one Musa acuminata AAA Group cultivar baxijiao chromosome BXJ3-6, Cavendish_Baxijiao_AAA, whole genome shotgun sequence window:
- the LOC135639643 gene encoding cyclin-T1-3-like — translation MSDRSLLAGSLQGNTSDYGMVKRGHSSYDKLDEPNCFGSRWYFSRKEIEENSPSRRDGIELKKEKNLRNSYCSFLQDLGMRLKLPQVTIATAIVFCHRFFLRQSHAKNDRRIIAIACLFLAGKVEDTSRPLKDVILVSCEIIYKKEPSAVQKIKQKEVYEQQKELIVLGERVVLATLGFDLNVLHPYKPLVEAIKKFKVSTQNSLAQAAWNFVNDGLRTSLCLQYKPHHIAAGAVCLAAKFLKVKLPSDVEKGWWQEFDVTPRQLEDVSNQMLELYEQNRSGQSSHSTEVEGNIGGSNNEPIVTTSSVGRSSVSTNGHAQDAVLTNVEQGGQTPGPAWSFGSQSYADSNHIDNHCKQGQGDGKESAGCKSEIWDHNMGAEGNDCSSNEFDKSSDCRENTLETSCCSKPDLPLGSAVVNERDKVKVDKELMDAGSSTKSLSISRQISDFGETAKIFFPPDSINRCKTKAALEKQRRLQNNGGQKRKSMDEHDDLITRDGCELPCKLASQRAMVTGRELEYMQQCHNRHQSCDTTGSRGNRLEKLHNKP, via the exons ATGTCTGACAGGTCGTTATTGGCTGGTTCTCTACAAGGCAACACCTCTGATTATGGAATGGTTAAAAGGGGGCATAGTTCATATGATAAGCTGGATGAACCTAATTGTTTTGGTTCTAGATGGTATTTTTCTCGCAAGGAAATTGAAGAAAATTCTCCATCCAGAAGAGATGGAATTGAATTGAAGAAAGAGAAAAATCTTCGGAATTCATACTGCAGTTTCTTGCAGGATTTGGGCATGAGGCTTAAGTT GCCTCAAGTGACAATAGCTACTGCTATTGTGTTTTGTCATCGCTTTTTCCTTCGCCAATCCCATGCAAAGAATGACAGAAGG ATAATTGCAATTGCTTGCTTGTTCCTTGCTGGAAAGGTTGAAGATACTTCTCGCCCACTAAAGGATGTCATTCTTGTTTCATGTGAAATTATATACAAAAAGGAACCTTCAGCTGTCCAGAAGATCAAACAGAAG GAAGTATATGAACAGCAAAAGGAACTCATTGTACTAGGGGAACGGGTTGTACTTGCTACACTGGGTTTTGACCTGAATGTGCTCCATCCTTATAAACCCCTAGTTGAAGCAATAAAAAAGTTCAAGGTTTCCACACAGAATTCTCTTGCACAAGCGGCATGGAACTTTGTGAATGATGG GCTGCGAACATCGCTTTGCTTGCAGTATAAGCCCCATCATATAGCAGCTGGTGCTGTATGTCTTGCTGCTAAGTTTCTTAAAGTGAAGCTGCCATCTGATGTTGAAAAGGGTTGGTGGCAAGAATTTGATGTCACCCCTCGGCAGTTGGAAG ATGTTAGCAACCAAATGTTGGAGCTTTATGAGCAAAACCGATCAGGTCAATCTTCTCATTCTACTGAAGTAGAAGGAAACATTGGTGGTAGTAATAACGAGCCTATTGTTACAACTTCAAGTGTTGGTAGGAGTTCAGTGTCAACAAATGGGCATGCTCAGGATGCTGTGTTGACTAATGTCGAGCAAGGTGGACAAACTCCAGGTCCTGCTTGGTCATTTGGTTCACAGTCATATGCTGACAGTAATCATATAGATAATCATTGCAAACAAGGACAAGGTGATGGAAAGGAGAGTGCTGGGTGTAAGAGTGAGATTTGGGACCATAATATGGGCGCTGAAGGCAATGATTGTTCAAGTAATGAATTTGATAAGAGTTCAGACTGCAGGGAAAATACTCTAGAAACTTCATGTTGCTCTAAGCCTGATCTACCACTGGGGAGTGCGGTGGTCAATGAACGAGATAAGGTGAAGGTGGATAAGGAACTGATGGATGCAGGTTCATCTACCAAATCATTGAGCATCAGCAGGCAGATCTCCGACTTTGGTGAAACTGCAAAAATCTTCTTCCCACCAGATTCCATCAACAGATGCAAAACTAAAGCTGCCTTAGAGAAGCAGCGGAGGCTTCAGAACAATGGGGGACAGAAAAGAAAATCAATGGATGAGCATGATGATCTCATAACAAGGGATGGTTGTGAACTTCCTTGTAAGCTGGCTAGCCAGAGAGCTATGGTTACAGGAAGAGAGCTAGAGTATATGCAGCAGTGTCACAATCGTCACCAGTCATGTGATACAACAGGATCCAGAGGCAACAG